GGGTGTCGTTGTGGTCGCAAGTGATGCTCAGAGTGTTCCTTGGAGTGATTGACAGTGGTAGGTTCTCAGAAGGTTCTTTTCTGGTGCAGGTGTTGGTTGGGCTTCTGTTAACTGCTCGCTGCAAACTTTCCGTAATCGCGACAGCGAGACCCTGGGCTTTGGAGCGATGACGTGCCCAGCTGAAGGCTCCACCCTGCCTCAAATGTCGCACGTGTTTGGCTCCTTCCTTCCGATCGTCGAGGGAAGCCACACACTCTTGAAGTGAGGTCTATTGTAGATATGCTCAGGCCAAATCGTCGCCAGCGGTCACTTCTCTAGGAAAGCAAGTTGCTTGAAGCGAATGAACCACGCTCAATCCCACTCAGAGATTTCTCTGACAAAAGGTCCTTTGATGCGAACCATGTCCCTTCCTAGCACCGGACTCTCCAATTCATGCCAAGGCTGATTTGGTCCAGCTTTGCACTCACTGAGACACGAAGCTCTGTCAATCAGTTCTTGAGCCGACAGCTTGTACCCGTAGGCGTGTTGTGCCAGGCCCACGACAGACGGAAGGCAAGCACAGATAATTGCCACGCCGCATTCGATTGTGCTCCAGAGGCAGACAGGATTGTATGCGAACGTAAGGTTGTCCGTCGTGTCCAGCTGAATCACGTACTGGAGCCTGACGATAGAGCAACTTGTGAGAAAGAGGCCAACGGAGAACATAGTCCCTACTATGAGCTTGTCCCGAAGCGAAAggtcgaaggcgaagagctTTGGAAGGGGCAGAAGGCAGATGATGAGATCTTGCACTGTGTTGAAGGCTGCCAGGGCTAGTCCATGGGCGTTCAGATCGATGCAGGTTCCTTCGTGTTCGCCATCCCATCTCAGCCAAGTCTACGCTTTGTCAGTATGAGATCTTCCCTATCAGACATCCATCTGCGTACAAAATTGATAGGGTTGCATTCAAAGCCCAAGGTGAGGCTCATCACGACCGCGTATGAGGCCAGGATGATAATCATACCAGAACACGCCAAGCGAAACCAGTCTCTGCGAACAATGGGATCCGCTATCCATACTCGTAGGTACAGAGCCAGGATGGAGATCTTCGTCATACTCATAATCCAGACGTACAGGAATTGGCCGACCCAATAGGAGTACATTATGTTGGTGATGTTCTCGAAAGGAAGCCGCCAGATATCCCGACCAAGACCCATCCGTGTGAGCTCGTGAGTGATCACGCTCAGTGGTATCATCAAGAGAAAGGCCAGCGCAATTGTATGGTCATCTGCACCGTATCCACTGCCGCTCACAGAGGGCGCTCGGAAGACGAAGCGTGCAACGACCGCCATCAGAACGATCGCAAACAGAGCCCAGGATGCGTGCTTGGTGGTTTCACCCTCGTTGCGCGCAGGTATCTCGCATGTGGTTTCCCGCACACGGTATGCGACTACAATCAACATCCAGGTCAGCATCCTTTCGAGTGGATTACGCTTGCCACATACCTAGGAAGTCCTTCACTGAACACGTTTGCTTAGTGCACGCTTCAAAGTTCTTGCTGTATGTCTGGCTTTCGCATAGGCACTTCATATCTGCTCGAGCGCATCCTGATAACGACAGTACTGTCTGATCGCAAGCCACCTGTTCGAAAGCTGTTAGCACATTGGTCGTGCCTCAGATGGATCGATACCAATAGACCCACAGCACACGGTGCCAGCTCCGACACAGGGAGTTGTGAATGTGCGACTCGTGCGGAGAGGCTGGCCACGAGAAAACCCACGAGGGGCCAGAACCTCATCTTTGAAACAATGCGCGAGCACGGTATGCTGTTTGAAGCCGCAGGAAGGAAATTTCGTCAACAATGATAGAGAAAGAACGTGTGAGGGCAGGAGTGGGACACGAAACACGCGAGTTCAATAATACCATTGCAGCACGCATGTACCGACCGTTTCTTGAACCTTATGGCTCGGGCTTGGGCAAAAATCTGCCCACGAGGTCGAGAAGAAATACCGAGCGGCGGCTTTTTCTGGCACTGTGCATGCAGTGGAAAGCGAGTCGAAGACCACCCGAGGCTGACACGTTCGTGAAAGATAACGTCGAGAGCTGACTCGCAAGTAGTAGCCAAATGAGAGCGATGTCAATGACTCGAGCCACCGCGCCCACCACAGGGTCTATGGAACGAGCAGGGCCATGTTGATGGTTTCACAGGTCGAATGTGATTTCTCGACTACAAAATGTATTGATAATTGACTCCGGTCTGGTCGATGAGCCTTTTACAAAGCCATTGCTATTCTTGAAGCTGCGCTTGAGAGGGTTCAGTCGGTCAGAGTCAGTCGCTCGCATGAAAGTGCATGTCTAGAACGTGCTTCCAAGTCATGTGTGCGGTGCCATATGAAAGCCAATGAGTATCCTGGCGCTCATTGTGTCTTCGTACGTCGTCCATCACTGGTCGTCTGGGCGAGTACCTCCACCCTGTGTTGGCAATTCCGGCCGGAATTTGGCGAGCTTGATGCCGTATTGCTCTTCGCAAGCCAATTTCTCCCCGAGGAATGATATACCAGGTAAAGTCCTCAAAGCTAATCAAGAGTAGCGAGGCGTTGCACAGCCTTGCGGTGGGCTTCCGCAGCCCAGGCACTCCCGTCCTCGAAGCGCCTCACAGCGAACGTTGATGGTGGCTCACGATGCCCTACCGTGAGGCCGTGTGGAAATGTAAAACCTGTCTTAGATCAGGCTGCCATGGTCCTGATGCAAGAGAAGCGTGCTCCGCACTCAGCCCTTCGCATCCTTGATGGCCACTCCGGTTCTCACTGTGCCGATGAGACCGCCAGTCTGAATGCTCTCGCTGCCACCGCCACTAAGACGGTATTCGATATCGGCCAGACCTTCCATCCAGGCCACTCGGGTTTGAGCAGGAACTTCTACCTCACTGAGCTGCTCGCCCAACGCAGTCAAGATATCAGCCAGTGCCAGCCCTTTCGCTTTCTTGAGTGTATTGATTGTGTTCATGCAGCTGCCAACGTTCTTTGTGTTCAGAAGCGTCTTCATGATAGTCTGAATGTCTGCTGGATGAGGCGCAGCGATGCAATCATATATGGTTTCCTGTGTAATGAGGTCTCGCTGAATATCCTTATTCTCTTTCACTGGCTGTCCAGGGATATGAAGTGGAGTCGATGAAGCGTGACAAGCTTGCAGGACGTTCAGCGCACGCCGCATGTCACCTTTGCTCAATGTGACCAAAGAATCAATCGCTGTCGTTTCAATGTTGACATTCTCTTCTGCAATGACCTTTTCTACGAGTTGGCGGATGTCGGCGTCTTTCAAGGGCGAAAATCGAAATCGAGTGCAACGCGACAAGAGTGCTGGGCTGAGCTTGTGCGTATAGTTGGCAATAATGCAAAAGCGAGTATTGGCCGTGTACTTCTCCATGATCCGCCGAAGTGCCATTTGTGCAGTGCTCGTCATGGCGTCTGCTTCATCGAGGATGATCAGCTTGTAGTTGGCAATGCTGCTGTCGTCTCGTTGCGTTTTGTCGAAGCTGCCCGCGAAAATCTGCTTGGTGGAAGAGAATGTTTTGATCTGTTCCCGCACAACGTCGATGCCTCGATCGTCGGATGCATTCAGCTCGAGCACCATCTGGCGCATGTTCTTGTTGCCATAGATGCGACGTGCCAAAGCGAGCACAGTGGACGTCTTGCCGGTTCCTGGAGGGCCGTAGAGCAGCAGATGGGGCAGCCGATTCGAATCGACGAACTTGTTGATGGTGGCGAGAATATCGTGATGACCTGACACGTCCGACAGCGAATTAGGGCGGTACTTTTCCACCCATGGCAGGTTATCCTCTGCTTCCACAGGCAGGTTGGCGGCGCTACGTTTGCCTTTGCTGTTtgcggcggaggagaaggtgaTGTCGGCGGTGGATGCCTTGACGGGGGCATCAATGTCCATTTCATCCTCGATGTCCGACATGATTGCGTAGGTGCGGCGTGTGCAATGCTGCGTGCGGCTTGCTCGTTCAGTGCAGTGTGAGGGAGGCGCACAGAATCGGACGACGCGTCTTGGGCGCGTCGTGATGACGGCTCCACTTTGAGTTCGAAGACCCTGTGCCCATGCACAAAAGTGTAGGACCGCATCACGTTCGCCTCTTCGCCGCAAGTGACAGTGCTCGCGTGCCATCGATACTCGCCCTGCGCATCAATGCTGGCCCGTACAGCCCGGTCGCCGGCATGGACCAAGCAGGCCTACGTGTGTCGCGCATGTCGTCGGCAATGGCAGATTGAGCGAGCATACCAGCGACGATGGAACAGCCAGAACGCACAGAGCTCGGGCTTGCTCTCCGACGAATGGTTCGccatcaacgacatcaaTGAATCTTTCGGCGATCATAAAATAGGCTCCCCGCAGCGACCGaaggaaaaagaagaaggagtgCAGAAGAACAGTTCAAAAGACAACAGGGACGGCAGAGTTGCCGGACCAGATGGCGTGGCAGGGCAAGACTTTGGATCTTTACAGAGTTCGCTATCCGACTCGCTTCCTGCAGCGGATCGTCGAAGACTCAAAGAGACTCGGGTAGCCAACGAGATCTCTAAGCGGAAAGATGCCGGCTTCAAGGCAGCCTTCCTCTCTGGGGAATCACGGCATCGAGATCGCAGCACAGCTCGGACTGGGGCCGTGGCCCCCAACGAAGATATAATGGCGACCTTGATGCGCGACCTACAAGCAGAGGCGAGGATCAAAGCAGTGGAACAAGACTTGGAAATTGGTCGATCACTGGGAGAggttgaagacgatgatacAGAATCCAAAGTCTCACCTACCCGGCGGGATGCTGGGCCGAGACCGTTTCCGAATTTTCGAGGCGGACCATCGCAGACCGTCGCCAGTGCCATAGCACCCGCAAGCAAGGCATCTGAAGTGCCAAGCAGTGACTCTGCGCCGCCGAAGGTCTGGAAGGCCAAAACATCGCCTGCAGAACGTGGACTAGGTGGCTCAATCACGCCTAGTGACCTGTCGGGGAGGCCCACCTCCCTACTCGACCGCCACAGGGAGACACAGCCTCGTAATGCATGGGGCGCGAGCGATAGCGCATCATCTAGTCTTCCGTCAAAGGTCACATACAAGTCACTCTCCGAAGCTGATCGGACATCGGCTCCGAAACAAGCAGCAGGCACACCTACTGGAGCACGTCCATTTGGCTTGGCTGCTAAAGTGAAGGCCATGTGGAGAGGTATCTCGCAACCTACCGCTCAAGATGGGTCGCAACCATCCGCCAACCAGAAGCATTCACCCAAAGCTGAGCAGCCCGCCGGCATTGATAGTCTGCGCTCACGACTCCTCAGCAGTTCTGAGCTTAGTGGCAGTTCAAGTGGAGACGGCGAATCAACAGTTCGTCGCGATGACTCTGAGGAAATTGCGCCTGTCGATAACGCAGCCACAGAAAGCCTTCAGAAATTACATGCTAGTAGACTTCGGACCTCTGACAACGCCGTCGAGGAGCTGTCACAAACCTCGGCGGAAACAGTTGTATACTCAGACGCAGAGGAGCGCAGGCTACAACAAAGAATTCGAGATCTGGAATCAAAACGTCCTTCGGGTCGAAACAGGGCGACGCGTAAAGATCGTTTGCGTAGGGCGCGACAGCTTCTGTCCAAATTACGCGCTTCTCGTGGCGAGAGCCTGGACGGCAGCGATGGAGCCACTGCGCATGCGTCTCCATCCAGGCCGGACCCTCGGGAATCAATGACCATGTCCGCAGTGGCGGAGGAGCAGTCCGACAACAATGGTGGATCCGCAAACATGGTTGTTGTCGGCAATGACTCTGCAGATTTACAGGCTTCCGGCGCCAGCACAACTCCAGTTACTGGAAAATCACTTGGCGAGGCTATGAGAACTGGCACAGCAAATTCAAAAACCACACACAGGCTACGCAGATTAACGAGAGCCAGCAACGAGGTTGTTCTTGATATGCGCAGATCAGCGACGATCGAGAGTGAAGTAGCCACGCAACATACAGATCCAGTCGAGAATGATGACGAGGCGGAAGAAAGCTCGCAAGTGGATGTGCTGTCGGTTCAACCCTCTGAATTGCAGGTGCAGCCTCTCAACATACCGCAGCCGCCCGTGCCTTACCTCGAATACGGCTTGGATAGGGTGCTCTTCAACCCAGGCGTCTATCAGCTGCAGGATGCGGCGTCGCGTGTTTACAACTTTGACCCTTATCTGCAAAAAATCATGCCGGTTGAACAGTTCGATTTCAATTCACTGAAGGAATACAAGACTTCATCTGAGGATACTGCGCTTTCTGCGATAGCGAAGCAGGAGAGTGCCCGATACATTGGCTCGACATCAAGCATGACAGGATCGCTCGCGCACTTCCATTACCTAATCTCTAATTGGCGACCTCTGGGCTTGGACATGCTATCCTATGGGTACGCCGGCGGCAACAAACCGCCGATTGCAGAGTTCACAAAGATCAATAAGGCGCCCAGCGCGATCTTTCTGAGGTGGCAGGATGGTTGCTACGCCATCGATGCGGACAAGGAATTCGATAGCGGGAATGTACTGATGCTGTTGGGCAAGTCCTTGGAACTGCTTCTCACATTGCCGAAAGACGAATACGAGAAGTACCGCAAGAGTGATCCGCGGATGGTGCCAGAAGAGCAACGTCTAGCACCTGAGAGCTATCAGTACAGTACGATGGGTGACTTTTTAATGCGATCCCAGCTTGACGCACATGACCCTCGGTTGCCTGGTAATGGCACGTTCGATCTCAAGACCCGCGCGGTGGTTTCTGTGCGCATGGCGTCTCACGACCATGAGCCTATGACTGGGTATGAGATCTATGGCAACCACGGGCGGTGGGGCTCCTACGAGAAGGAGTATCATGACATGGCGCGTGCTACAATGCTCAAGTATATGCTTCAGGCTCGTATGGGTATGATGAACGGAATCTTCGTGGCATACCACAATGTCAAGAGAATGTTCGGATTTCAGTATATCCCCATCTCTGAAATGGACAGGATTCTTCACGGACAGCCCGACACCTGCCTTGGAGATCAGGAGTTTAAAGCTAGTCTGAAGATCTTGAACGATCTCTTGAACAAAGCAACAACGAAATATCCGGAACAGTCTTTACGGATTCACTTCGAGACGAAGCCTGCCATTGGTGAGACGCCGGCTGAGCTGCATATGTTCGCTGAGCCGATGATTGAGGAAGAAATCAGAAAGATTCAAGACAAGCCAAAGGAAAAGATTGCGGAGTTTGAGCGGAAGATCATGGGCAAGGAGGACGTTCA
This genomic interval from Cercospora beticola chromosome 7, complete sequence contains the following:
- a CDS encoding uncharacterized protein (BUSCO:EOG09260JDM), with amino-acid sequence MLARTARSPAWTKQAYVCRACRRQWQIERAYQRRWNSQNAQSSGLLSDEWFAINDINESFGDHKIGSPQRPKEKEEGVQKNSSKDNRDGRVAGPDGVAGQDFGSLQSSLSDSLPAADRRRLKETRVANEISKRKDAGFKAAFLSGESRHRDRSTARTGAVAPNEDIMATLMRDLQAEARIKAVEQDLEIGRSLGEVEDDDTESKVSPTRRDAGPRPFPNFRGGPSQTVASAIAPASKASEVPSSDSAPPKVWKAKTSPAERGLGGSITPSDLSGRPTSLLDRHRETQPRNAWGASDSASSSLPSKVTYKSLSEADRTSAPKQAAGTPTGARPFGLAAKVKAMWRGISQPTAQDGSQPSANQKHSPKAEQPAGIDSLRSRLLSSSELSGSSSGDGESTVRRDDSEEIAPVDNAATESLQKLHASRLRTSDNAVEELSQTSAETVVYSDAEERRLQQRIRDLESKRPSGRNRATRKDRLRRARQLLSKLRASRGESLDGSDGATAHASPSRPDPRESMTMSAVAEEQSDNNGGSANMVVVGNDSADLQASGASTTPVTGKSLGEAMRTGTANSKTTHRLRRLTRASNEVVLDMRRSATIESEVATQHTDPVENDDEAEESSQVDVLSVQPSELQVQPLNIPQPPVPYLEYGLDRVLFNPGVYQLQDAASRVYNFDPYLQKIMPVEQFDFNSLKEYKTSSEDTALSAIAKQESARYIGSTSSMTGSLAHFHYLISNWRPLGLDMLSYGYAGGNKPPIAEFTKINKAPSAIFLRWQDGCYAIDADKEFDSGNVLMLLGKSLELLLTLPKDEYEKYRKSDPRMVPEEQRLAPESYQYSTMGDFLMRSQLDAHDPRLPGNGTFDLKTRAVVSVRMASHDHEPMTGYEIYGNHGRWGSYEKEYHDMARATMLKYMLQARMGMMNGIFVAYHNVKRMFGFQYIPISEMDRILHGQPDTCLGDQEFKASLKILNDLLNKATTKYPEQSLRIHFETKPAIGETPAELHMFAEPMIEEEIRKIQDKPKEKIAEFERKIMGKEDVQTVDETDSAGKETVEGSSEVSSAGSRQPGDDATALARSRLDYKSTDTPADKPFLNEVQETETSELRPLFYAKVVVQSRVNGSIPTEGRPQNLKASDTWELDYLIREAEVSRHVWALYDDTRARRKAALHFDREEADAADGEGEGKVKETDHFIEFLKNMSRKGEIIREKQDLADAESGQPVVRVDEPLPRHREKIETLEDYLAWMYKREQA